A single Mesoaciditoga lauensis cd-1655R = DSM 25116 DNA region contains:
- a CDS encoding LiaF transmembrane domain-containing protein: MKAFSVFLVLAGILLFLSLFGFVNMTFGFIMEILFAMLFAVEGVRELIGKNFVGIGGLLFSAYMFTRAFDLFSFSSTSKSQIFMAFIASYLIGIGMQMLFRKNVKVKFWENER, translated from the coding sequence GTGAAGGCATTTTCTGTTTTTCTTGTGTTAGCAGGGATATTGCTTTTTCTGTCTCTTTTTGGATTTGTCAACATGACTTTCGGCTTTATCATGGAGATACTCTTTGCGATGCTTTTTGCCGTAGAAGGAGTAAGGGAACTGATTGGCAAAAACTTCGTTGGAATAGGCGGATTGCTCTTTTCAGCTTATATGTTCACAAGAGCGTTTGACCTCTTCAGTTTTTCTTCAACTTCTAAATCGCAAATTTTTATGGCTTTCATAGCTTCCTACCTTATAGGTATTGGAATGCAGATGTTGTTTAGAAAAAATGTGAAGGTCAAATTTTGGGAAAATGAGAGGTGA
- a CDS encoding cold-shock protein, protein MKGTVKWFDPKKGYGFITMEDGNDIFVHYSAITMDGFKTLEENQKVEFDITEGPKGKQASNVRAAD, encoded by the coding sequence ATGAAAGGTACTGTTAAGTGGTTTGACCCAAAGAAAGGCTATGGATTCATCACGATGGAAGACGGGAACGATATATTCGTTCACTACTCTGCGATAACGATGGATGGCTTCAAGACTCTCGAAGAGAATCAGAAAGTCGAATTCGATATCACGGAAGGCCCAAAAGGGAAACAAGCTTCCAACGTGAGAGCAGCAGACTGA